A window of Gossypium raimondii isolate GPD5lz chromosome 7, ASM2569854v1, whole genome shotgun sequence genomic DNA:
aatatagctTTAGTTAGGGCGGAGGGATAGTATAGTGATAAAATGCATTTTGACACCCCAAagtaaaaatattcatttctaTCTTTAGAATAATTTCTTGTCTTTAGTTGAAATGGTAAAGtcgaggaaagaaaaaattgaggTATTGGGTTCTAATCCCCTCATGtgcatatataataaataaatgaatgataTATTTAACCCCTTGTTGagcaaaatatatttatctatactATTTATAAAGTTAATGTCATAACTTAATTGGACTGCTTCGGttgaaaaaagattaaaaatcaaaattttcaacaacaaAAGATTTTGTAAgagtatttatgtttttaataatttttattttttaaattatatacttaaaattatcctttaaaataaatctcaaattaaacgaatgattaaattataagatttaAAATCGTGTCTTATATTAggctttttatattttatacaatttttagagTAGGgccaatttttattaaatcttatAACTATTAGatttacttaataattttaattttttataatttttaataaaatttgtttatactttttatgattttttaataattttaaattttaaaagagtttaattgttatttttaatttgttgttaaaacgtTTTTCACCCTTTAgctttattaatttcaaaactttttaatttacttataataaaatagtaaaagtcaaatttaataaatgtgtaaaagttgaatgctaaatttataaataccaaaatttaaaagagattaTTTTACGCACTCATCTAATATATATTgactaatttatcattttttcaataaaaaaattaaaatgcactCTAAAGGGGTTTTGTGGTAATTTTAGCAATAAAAACATAAACCAAAATCGAATATTTTTGTCCCAAAGAAATTGGAGGTCAATGGGAAATGAGGTAAGAGCTAAAAGTATAATAAAGCGACGGCCGGGATTCAAAGATCTCCGATCCCGCACACAACACTTGGCCACACCGTAAAATTGCGCGTCAAATATCCAGATTCAAAGCATAGATtggagggaaaagaaaagaaggaacacaatttatttattttattttttattaaccgttttttttttatctttctttttttgtctcTCATTTCAAATATACAGGATTTGAAATCCGAACCAGGCTCCATCACACCGTTGAAGGAAGCGCAAAACTTTAAGCCAATGGCGGAAGTTTTGAGCCCTAACGCTAGGCCTAGGATCCCTATGGCCTCTCGCATCCAGTCCCCCCACAAGTCCCTTCTTCCTGGGCTCTAACGACGACAAACTCGAGCGTGTCCAGGCTCGAGCCGCTCGAGTCGCCGCCATCCGCCGCAAGCCCGTTCTTTCCCATCCTCAGTCGCCTACTGATTCCGACCCTTGCCTATCTAAAGACCAGATTCTGGAGTTGTTCCAAAATTGCATTAAATTGGCCAGTGAAAATGTCTGTAATCGCTTCAATTACTTAAAAGTATAGGAAGACGAGGGTTTTTCTTTTGAGGTTAagtaaatacttttttaaaatttatgtattcttttttaaaatttcagtagATTGTAAGTGGTAATCATTGGACTTTTGGTGGTTgaattgtttttaagttttaatgtaattttattcgtatttaaatttattatttatcttttggatgcagaaaattaatcaaaagaacACTTGGGAGCTGAATTTAATAGACCATCTTCGCGAGGTTATCTAGGTCGAAGAAGAAAATGACGTTGAGACGAACTTTCAAAAGGTTTGTTTAGCATTTTCGTTATTTAGTATAGCAGAAACttggataaataaatattgaatcgACTCCGAAAACGAATTCGTTTgagatttatatgaaaatgttgaagCTATAGTTGGTAGTTCAGAGTAAAGAATGTTGCACATTTTATGGCTTTTCTTACCTTTTAGTTACTAATCTTCTGGCAATTTTAAACACTGGTGACCAAATTGATACTTAGCCTGACCCAAGGGATTACTTCAATGATCTTGTTCTGGATCCATGCATTGCGTTTTCAAGGGAGCATGTATTTAGACTACGAATAACTGCTGTGTAAATATTAAGCTGAAGCCATTGGTTATAACCGTGAAAGCAAAAACGTCTGGAAATGTTTGGAGAAAACAATGACAAACAATTTTTGGATTGATAATTGATaatatttcacttttttttttcatgcttAATGAATgagtttcattatatattttacaggCCAGTTGTACTTTGGAAGCTGGTGTTAAGATTTATTCATTGAGCGTGGATTCGGTTCATTCAGAAGCATACAAGGTTCTTGGTGGGATAAACAGAGCAGGTCAAGAAAATGAGCAAGGTTAGGTTTCTTCTATGGTGGCACCTAAGCCCTATCTTATTTTTCGCTATCAGAGATTGTTTGTATGAGAAGAGGTTGTACAGAAGGCTTGCTAATGTTAtggattttagaaaatttaaacttatcaaaaattttttaaggaaaaagtaAGAATAGGTTATGGTCAGTATTTTCGTAGCTGTAGACTTCGCATTATTTGGCCACATTTTTAACTAAATGTGATATCATGTTATAATGCCAGATTCTGTGGTGGAGAATGGAAATATTGATACCACACTGGAAGTGAATCCTAAGAAAGAGACAGATAAAAAGGTTTGTGGtctttaaatttaaagaattatcTAATTCAAAGTTCAAACTATATAGTAATGAACGTCTATATCTGCAGATGTCACCTTTATCAACGCTGGAATCTTCTTTTGAGGCTCTTAatgtaaagaaatttgatgGTAATCTAATCATACATATCCACAATCTTGATTCCAATGTGAGGTACAAACTTTGATTATGATGCCATCTTTTGGTTTTCAGTAGCATTTGCAGTGGATCCTCTCTATCATCAAACATCTGCACAATTTGATGAAGGTGGAGCCAAGGGTCTATTGTTGAATAATCTTGGTGTTTATGCTGGATGTCGTGTTCTCTTTGATTCATTCGAAGTGCCAGGGAAGGAAATTCCTTCTTCAAATCAGCATGATATATCTGAAACAATTGATCTATCTTTTGCTGGAggtttgtttttggttttgacTGGTGTTTTCACATCTTTGTCTGATAAAATTAGGTGTTTGATTACAATCACTCTTTGATGTATTGACAGAATACCTTGAGCGTATGGTGTTGAACATGCAAACAAAAGATGAGATTTCTCCAACTCTCCATAATATAGTCAATCAACTTTATGAAGAGAACAGAAGGCCACTGGAGAACTTTTCCTGCAGCCAGAGATCAACAGAGCTAGCTGATGCTATAAATAATGAAAGCGAGTTTGATGGTGTTGCATTTGAGAGTTTTGACAATGATGGTTTCGATCATGATGACCAACCAAGCATTGTTGATGAGGAATTTAACAGGGAAGAGCCAACTTTTACGACTTATCACGAGGTTTAACATATTTCCTTCTCTTAATTCTTTGAAAAGGTTAAGACTTGAATTACATGCTTTTTATTCTAAATCATAATTGAATTTGACAGGATACcgattattttctttcaacaaTCCTGATGCAGATGACAGATTTGAGAAAGTTGATGATTATTTGTTTTTGAACCTGGGATTTACTTTGAAACAAAATGCTTGGGGTGGTCCTGATCATTGGAAATACAGAAAAACTGAAGGTATATGTCATGGGGCCACTGGCAACTGCTATCTTTGAtcaacatgtttttttttatacaatattaggGTGGGGGATGGGGGTAACACGGTTTGAACGTGCATCAAACGAGTGTTTGACAAGGGCTTTAACTACCACTTTATTCAAATCAAGCCATCATTGATCAACATTTTACTTTAGTAGCTCATTAACTTATTTTGAGTGTTGAATATCGTAGGTTCTGAGAATATTGCTGATGAAGAAAATATGGAAGTGTCAACTACAAAGAAAGccaaaaataagaaacaagCTGAGCCTGATATTGATTTCACTAAAGCCTTGGATAATGAAATGCCTGACATCTTTGCTCCTCCCCAGAATCTTAAGTCATTGCTTCTACCTTCAAACAGAGCACCTTGTAATACAAAGCTTCCTGAAGATTGTCACTATCAACCTGAGGACCTTGTAAAATTGTTTCTTATACCCGACATGATAGTAATGTTTACCACCAGTTTGCTACTAAAAGATGGCTTGGATGTTATAGCCGAATTTGGAACAGTTACATTAGTTTGTTTAAAACTCTTGTTTTAACCTAACTTGGTTAAGcgtttcaaaaaaataaaacttgtagAACCCTCACAGATGTTCAGACAAACTTTAAGTTCGTAAACACTTATTTCAAAtgtcaaaatatatttcaaattcatttgcTTCGAAAATACCAATTTTGAACAAATCTTTTTTGATTAATGCTAacattagttaaaaattatttatttatttacagatAAACACTTAAGAGTTACTTAAATTGCAGCAGAAAATgttttagagttttaattttaaaaaccgAAATCCAATTTGTTAACCTGTGTGATTTTGCAATTTACgattgaaaatatcaaaattgacgaacaaaatgaaaatgaaaacacaaCCCAAAAACAAATTATAGTCCCAAAAGtctagaaaaaaaatactaacGTACATCACCATAATTAATTAGTCATGAAAACAATTCGAGTTCTTGCACGCAGTTTGGTCTTAAGTTGGAAGTGCACTGCAAACAAGTTAAACAAAGGAGTGAGTTAAAAGCCCAATGCGTAACACATCCCAAGCAACAAACTGGAAACACATACACAAACAAACACAATAGTCAGATACAAATTTAGGCATATTCTCACATACGGAATCAAATGTTTTATCATAACCAAATACAGATACATATATAGGTTCAGATATAAATGCAAACACAGGTTTAGATACAGATGTAGACACAAATTCAGATACAAATGCAGATACAAATCTTACCCCCATCAGCTACACACCAACTCCTGCCATCTCTACACACCGTATAGGGTATTAATTaccccatccaaccctacacattGTTTAGTGACTGTATGTCACTTATATAagtgcagctgagctgccaaaCAGAAAAGTTGCGATAATTcaccaaaatcaaatatatgtggtcaagccaTTAAAATTGCAGTTAAGCTATCATAATAGATATTGTGGTTACACCACCAGAAGATGCAGTAATACTGCCAAAATCACACTTCCTTCATCACATATCATACCCTCACCCCATACAATATGACACATCATACAAATACAAACCAGAACGATAAGCATATTGGACATGCATTCATATACTTAATAGGAACCAATAAGCATGACTTTCATGCTTTGCAGacaaatatttcataatatgAATCACTTACAGTAGAAAATCCACAATGTCACATGCATGGTCATATATCAAATTCAGAGATTtacaatttaacatattcaaacaTCATAAACTCATACACAACATTTCAACACGGATACTTGCCCTCAGACTTGACAGAACACAgttcatacatacatattttacatACCTTAAACACGTCACCTATAATAGCATACTATCAAATATCTTGTTTCCAGATCATTTTAAAGCAGTATGAACCTTACGGAAGGTCTAATTACGATTCATGGACCAAATTGGacctaaaatcatatttttctgACATCAGCTAAAgttgggttgttacaattctcctttcttttaataaattttatccttgaaatttatttaaaaagatgtGAGAATGTTTCGATCTCATTAGTTCATCCGACTCCCAAGTAGCATTTTCAATGTTATGGTTGTACCATAAGACTTTCACTAATGGCACATGTTTTCTTCTCAACTCTTTCACTGCTTGAGCTAAGATTTCTACTGGCTCTTCTTCAAGCGTCAAATTAGGTAGCATTTCTATCGCTTCTATAGGTATCACATGAGAAGAATTAGATTGATAACGTTGATGCATCGACACATGAaacatattattaatatttttcaattctgATGGCAACGCCAAATAGTAGATAACCGGTccaattttttcaataattttatatgactCAATATATTTGGGACTTAACTTCCTTTTATGACCAAAGcgcaaaattttcttccatggaaAAACTTTCAGAAATACCCTCATGCAAGGcaaattcaatttctttctgCATCAAGTCAACATACGACTTATGTCTATCTGAAATTGCTTTCAATCTGTCTTTTAACAATCTCACTTTATATTTCGTTTCTTGCATTATATCTGACCTTGCCatctttttctcactcaatTCTGACCAACATAGAGGTGTTCTACACCATTACCCATACAAAATTTCATACATAGCTATTTGAATACTTGATTGAAAACTgttattataaacaaattttgcTAAAGGTAAATAACGTTATCAACTAGTTTCAAACTCAATGATACAAACTCGTAGTATGTCTTTCAATATTTGGATAACACACTTTGATTGGCTGTCAGATTTGGGATGGAAAGTAGTGCTGA
This region includes:
- the LOC105802393 gene encoding LOW QUALITY PROTEIN: condensin complex subunit 2 (The sequence of the model RefSeq protein was modified relative to this genomic sequence to represent the inferred CDS: deleted 1 base in 1 codon; substituted 2 bases at 2 genomic stop codons), translating into MAEVLSPNARPRIPMASRIQSPTSPFFLGSNDDKLERVQARAARVAAIRRKPVLSHPQSPTDSDPCLSKDQILELFQNCIKLASENKINQKNTWELNLIDHLREVIXVEEENDVETNFQKASCTLEAGVKIYSLSVDSVHSEAYKVLGGINRAGQENEQDSVVENGNIDTTLEVNPKKETDKKMSPLSTLESSFEALNVKKFDVAFAVDPLYHQTSAQFDEGGAKGLLLNNLGVYAGCRVLFDSFEVPGKEIPSSNQHDISETIDLSFAGEYLERMVLNMQTKDEISPTLHNIVNQLYEENRRPLENFSCSQRSTELADAINNESEFDGVAFESFDNDGFDHDDQPSIVDEEFNREEPTFTTYHEVXHRLFSFNNPDADDRFEKVDDYLFLNLGFTLKQNAWGGPDHWKYRKTEGSENIADEENMEVSTTKKAKNKKQAEPDIDFTKALDNEMPDIFAPPQNLKSLLLPSNRAPCNTKLPEDCHYQPEDLVKLFLIPDMIVMFTTSLLLKDGLDVIAEFGTVTLVCLKLLF